In one bacterium genomic region, the following are encoded:
- a CDS encoding rhodanese-like domain-containing protein, translating to MKHVKVVKILLGIILIFLLLFNFEYIHKKYNMKNELNIESIDVNESYHLFKTSNPIFLDARPVGFFKYEHIPNAVSLPYTIHIIKSKIKFLPKDSLIITYCDHSGCTLGYLLAKYLRKNGFSHVYFLNGGIDLWRQKGYDMDRLQIEKNN from the coding sequence GTGAAGCACGTGAAAGTTGTTAAAATATTACTTGGAATAATTTTAATATTCTTATTATTGTTTAATTTTGAATATATACATAAAAAATATAATATGAAAAATGAACTTAATATAGAATCAATAGATGTGAATGAATCTTATCACCTTTTTAAAACAAGCAATCCAATATTTTTGGATGCCAGACCTGTGGGATTTTTTAAATATGAACATATACCGAATGCTGTTTCATTACCATATACTATACATATTATAAAAAGTAAAATAAAATTTCTACCAAAGGATAGTTTGATAATTACTTATTGTGATCATTCTGGATGTACATTGGGTTATTTATTAGCAAAATATTTAAGAAAAAATGGATTTTCTCACGTATATTTTTTGAATGGAGGTATAGATTTGTGGAGGCAGAAAGGATATGATATGGATAGATTACAAATTGAAAAAAATAATTAA
- a CDS encoding HAD hydrolase family protein has protein sequence MIEIQIPGSDNINIKHLVFDFNGTLAIDGKLIEGVRERLLKLSDFVKIHVITADTFGMARKELKSVPCSLKILSSDTQAEEKAKFVKSLEKQNVCAIGNGFNDNEMVRSAELGIAVIQEEGAAKATILNSDIICKSIIDAMEILLNPKRITASLRR, from the coding sequence ATGATTGAAATACAAATACCCGGGTCAGATAATATAAACATCAAACACCTTGTTTTTGACTTTAACGGCACTCTTGCTATTGACGGTAAGTTGATTGAAGGTGTGAGAGAAAGACTGCTGAAACTGTCCGATTTCGTAAAAATCCATGTTATTACTGCAGATACATTCGGAATGGCAAGAAAAGAGCTGAAATCTGTGCCCTGCTCTCTTAAAATTTTAAGTTCAGATACGCAGGCAGAAGAAAAAGCAAAATTTGTGAAATCTCTCGAAAAACAAAATGTCTGCGCTATCGGAAACGGATTTAATGATAATGAAATGGTAAGAAGTGCAGAACTCGGTATTGCAGTGATTCAGGAAGAAGGAGCAGCAAAAGCTACAATTTTAAACTCGGATATAATTTGTAAAAGCATTATTGATGCTATGGAAATTTTATTAAATCCGAAACGCATAACAGCGAGTTTGAGGAGGTAG